A genomic window from Pungitius pungitius chromosome 12, fPunPun2.1, whole genome shotgun sequence includes:
- the baiap2l1b gene encoding brain-specific angiogenesis inhibitor 1-associated protein 2-like protein 1b isoform X1, with translation MSRNVEEVTKLTESTYKSVMDQFNPGLRNLVNLGKNYEKSVAAMILAGKLYFDAMSKIGENAAVSPVSRELGVVLMDISEVHKKVNLELEENFKRFHRDIISELEKKTEMDVKYMTATFKRFQIEHRMKQDSLERSQADLKKLRRKSQGKNANKYENKESECLETLTSRQMDMQLFIAEGCKEALVEEKRRFCFLVDKHCMFSYQFASFHEKARDLLTTKLNSWQDQCSDTSDMPESILSMIEGLQTPIPITPLPSPSPSRHSVNTSAPPAPPLKAHTSPLANMFTQENNITTATRTTNNSIALLTALPSCLPDHEDNNLARCVSVATGLNNMVKRPRVRTIFPHTAGSNSTLISFEEGDVITLLIPEERDGWMYGELEKSGKRGWFPSSYCRALSEPAVNNNSVSAGPHRSRSVVNLHHQDSETDEATMVLPPADYSGVLLRNAAKTNSSSSSGAAQNYIHRHSPTLSAASSSSSDPHTALQSNGTSRPQPAYLAGGNPFATVRLRPTVTNDRSAPVV, from the exons ATGTCGCGGAACGTGGAGGAGGTGACCAAGCTCACCGAGAGCACGTACAAG AGCGTGATGGACCAGTTCAACCCGGGACTCAGGAACCTGGTCAACCTGGGCAAGAACTATGAGAAATCCGTGGCTG CAATGATCCTGGCGGGGAAGTTGTATTTCGATGCAATGTCTAAGATCGGGGAGAACGCTGCGGTGTCCCCTGTGTCCAGAGAATTAG GTGTGGTGCTCATGGACATCTCAGAAGTCCACAAGAAGGTTAATCTGGAGCTGGAGGAAAAT TTTAAGAGGTTCCACAGGGACATAATATCCGAGCTGGAGAAAAAGACTGAGATGGATGTCAAATACATGACA GCCACGTTTAAGAGGTTCCAAATTGAGCACAGGATGAAGCAGGACAGTCTGGAGAGATCCCAGGCGGACCTGAAgaagctgaggaggaagagccaAGGCAAGAACGCCAACAAGTACGAGAACAAGGAGAGCGAG TGCCTGGAAACGTTGACAAGCCGTCAGATGGACATGCAGCTGTTCATCGCCGAGGGCTGTAAGGAGgctctggtggaggagaagagacgCTTCTGTTTCCTGGTGGACAAACACTGCATGTTCTCCTACCAGTTTGCCTCCTTCCACGAGAAG GCCAGAGACTTGCTGACGACAAAGCTGAACAGCTGGCAGGACCAGTGCAGCGACACCTCCGACATGCCCGAGAGTATCCTGTCCATGATCGAGGGACTGCAGACGCCCATCCCCATCACACCtctgccctccccctccccgtcgCGGCACAGCGTG AACACGAGCGCTCCTCCGGCCCCGCCTCTCAAGGCTCACACCAGTCCTCTGGCTAACATGTTCACCCAGGAGAACAACATCACCACTGCAACCAGAACTACCAACAACAGCATAG CCCTCCTCACCGCTCTCCCGTCCTGTCTCCCAGACCACGAGGACAACAACCTGGCCAGGTGCGTGTCCGTCGCCACGGGCCTCAACAACATGGTGAAGAGGCCGCGAGTGCGCACCATCTTCCCCCACACTGCCGGCAGCAACAGCACGCTGATCAGCTTCGAGGAGGGGGACGTCATCACGCTGCTCATCCCCGAGGAGAGGGACGGCTGGATGTACGGCGAGCTGGAGAAGAGCGGAAA GAGGGGCTGGTTCCCTTCCTCTTACTGCCGCGCTCTCTCCGAGCCTGCCGTGAATAACAACAG cGTGTCTGCGGGACCGCACCGCAGCAGAAGCGTGGTCAACCTCCACCATCAGGACTCGGAGACAGACGAGGCGACCATGGTGCTCCCGCCGGCGGACTACAGCGGCGTCCTGCTGCGCAACGCCGCGAagaccaacagcagcagcagcagcggcgccgCCCAAAACTACATCCACCGGCACTCCCCTACGCTCTCTGcggcctcctcgtcctcgtctgaTCCCCACACG GCGTTGCAATCAAACGGCACCTCGAGACCTCAGCCTGCTTACCTCGC GGGAGGGAACCCGTTCGCCACCGTCCGGCTACGCCCAACAGTCACCAACGACCGCTCGGCGCCGGTCGTCTGA
- the baiap2l1b gene encoding brain-specific angiogenesis inhibitor 1-associated protein 2-like protein 1b isoform X2 codes for MSRNVEEVTKLTESTYKSVMDQFNPGLRNLVNLGKNYEKSVAAMILAGKLYFDAMSKIGENAAVSPVSRELGVVLMDISEVHKKVNLELEENFKRFHRDIISELEKKTEMDVKYMTATFKRFQIEHRMKQDSLERSQADLKKLRRKSQGKNANKYENKESECLETLTSRQMDMQLFIAEGCKEALVEEKRRFCFLVDKHCMFSYQFASFHEKARDLLTTKLNSWQDQCSDTSDMPESILSMIEGLQTPIPITPLPSPSPSRHSVNTSAPPAPPLKAHTSPLANMFTQENNITTATRTTNNSIDHEDNNLARCVSVATGLNNMVKRPRVRTIFPHTAGSNSTLISFEEGDVITLLIPEERDGWMYGELEKSGKRGWFPSSYCRALSEPAVNNNSVSAGPHRSRSVVNLHHQDSETDEATMVLPPADYSGVLLRNAAKTNSSSSSGAAQNYIHRHSPTLSAASSSSSDPHTALQSNGTSRPQPAYLAGGNPFATVRLRPTVTNDRSAPVV; via the exons ATGTCGCGGAACGTGGAGGAGGTGACCAAGCTCACCGAGAGCACGTACAAG AGCGTGATGGACCAGTTCAACCCGGGACTCAGGAACCTGGTCAACCTGGGCAAGAACTATGAGAAATCCGTGGCTG CAATGATCCTGGCGGGGAAGTTGTATTTCGATGCAATGTCTAAGATCGGGGAGAACGCTGCGGTGTCCCCTGTGTCCAGAGAATTAG GTGTGGTGCTCATGGACATCTCAGAAGTCCACAAGAAGGTTAATCTGGAGCTGGAGGAAAAT TTTAAGAGGTTCCACAGGGACATAATATCCGAGCTGGAGAAAAAGACTGAGATGGATGTCAAATACATGACA GCCACGTTTAAGAGGTTCCAAATTGAGCACAGGATGAAGCAGGACAGTCTGGAGAGATCCCAGGCGGACCTGAAgaagctgaggaggaagagccaAGGCAAGAACGCCAACAAGTACGAGAACAAGGAGAGCGAG TGCCTGGAAACGTTGACAAGCCGTCAGATGGACATGCAGCTGTTCATCGCCGAGGGCTGTAAGGAGgctctggtggaggagaagagacgCTTCTGTTTCCTGGTGGACAAACACTGCATGTTCTCCTACCAGTTTGCCTCCTTCCACGAGAAG GCCAGAGACTTGCTGACGACAAAGCTGAACAGCTGGCAGGACCAGTGCAGCGACACCTCCGACATGCCCGAGAGTATCCTGTCCATGATCGAGGGACTGCAGACGCCCATCCCCATCACACCtctgccctccccctccccgtcgCGGCACAGCGTG AACACGAGCGCTCCTCCGGCCCCGCCTCTCAAGGCTCACACCAGTCCTCTGGCTAACATGTTCACCCAGGAGAACAACATCACCACTGCAACCAGAACTACCAACAACAGCATAG ACCACGAGGACAACAACCTGGCCAGGTGCGTGTCCGTCGCCACGGGCCTCAACAACATGGTGAAGAGGCCGCGAGTGCGCACCATCTTCCCCCACACTGCCGGCAGCAACAGCACGCTGATCAGCTTCGAGGAGGGGGACGTCATCACGCTGCTCATCCCCGAGGAGAGGGACGGCTGGATGTACGGCGAGCTGGAGAAGAGCGGAAA GAGGGGCTGGTTCCCTTCCTCTTACTGCCGCGCTCTCTCCGAGCCTGCCGTGAATAACAACAG cGTGTCTGCGGGACCGCACCGCAGCAGAAGCGTGGTCAACCTCCACCATCAGGACTCGGAGACAGACGAGGCGACCATGGTGCTCCCGCCGGCGGACTACAGCGGCGTCCTGCTGCGCAACGCCGCGAagaccaacagcagcagcagcagcggcgccgCCCAAAACTACATCCACCGGCACTCCCCTACGCTCTCTGcggcctcctcgtcctcgtctgaTCCCCACACG GCGTTGCAATCAAACGGCACCTCGAGACCTCAGCCTGCTTACCTCGC GGGAGGGAACCCGTTCGCCACCGTCCGGCTACGCCCAACAGTCACCAACGACCGCTCGGCGCCGGTCGTCTGA
- the bri3 gene encoding brain protein I3 translates to MVDNKPLLQDRPPAYASVPGAYEYGPQPQQGYGAIPTPAPPPYPYAYPEGQGYPSAQMNPAIAQQPYAATYTIVQPSVVVVGGCPACRVGVLEDDFTCLGILCAIFFFPLGLLFCFALRQRRCPNCGASFG, encoded by the exons ATGGTGGACAACAAACCTCTCCTCCAGGACAGACCTCCCGCCTACGCCAGCGTCCCGGGGGCTTATGAGTACGGCCCGCAGCCGCAGCAGGGCTATGGGGCCATCCCGACCCCGGCCCCGCCGCCCTACCCGTACGCGTACCCGGAGGGCCAAG GGTACCCATCGGCTCAAATGAACCCTGCCATCGCTCAGCAGCCCTACGCGGCGACTTACACCATCGTACAACCGTCTGTAGTGGTGGTGGGAGGCTGCCCGGCCTGCAg agtcGGTGTCTTGGAGGATGACTTCACTTGCCTGGGGATCCTGTGTgccatcttcttcttccccctcgGCCTCCTCTTCTGCTTCGCACTGCGTCAGAGACGGTGTCCCAACTGTGGCGCCTCCTTCGGCTAA